Proteins from one Belonocnema kinseyi isolate 2016_QV_RU_SX_M_011 chromosome 8, B_treatae_v1, whole genome shotgun sequence genomic window:
- the LOC117178037 gene encoding splicing factor 3A subunit 1-like isoform X2, translated as MQPASMPPSYGQVIIIKDYGSKQKTAKTSRPAASEEYLISPLTGERIAASKIQQHMRIGLLDPRWMEQRYKDVHTKSQVTVLALGSAIEDSLKQLAERRTDIFGVGDEETSIGKKIGEEDKKKDDNVTWDGHMSSVEAATRAARVNIPLEEQIHQIHKMKGLVSDKEKIGPKPVTRPSELLYYTTAASNYQLEPPMMTMAPVPRILTSAKSPFMWTAPPKEEELSLKKFRTEDSFITEQQFLDRNTGN; from the exons ATGCAACCTGCATCTATGCCACCGAGTTACGGACAAGTGATAATCATAAAGGATTATGGTTCGAAGCAAAAGACGGCTAAAACTTCTCGCCCTGCTGCTTCCGAGGAATATCTCATATCTCCCCTTACGGGAGAGAGGATTGCGGCAAGTAAAATTCAGCAACATATGCGCATTGGTTTGTTAGATCCTCGTTGGATGGAGCAACGTTACAAGGATGTGCATACAAAATCGCAGGTAACTGTCCTTGCCCTAGGAAGTGCGATTGAAGACAGTCTCAAGCAACTTGCGGAGAGACGTACCGACATTTTCGGTGTCGGTGATGAGGAGACATCGATTGGTAAGAAGATTGGAGAGGAAGACAAGAAGAAGGATGATAATGTCACCTGGGACGGACACATGTCGAGTGTGGAAGCAGCAACAAGAGCGGCAAGGGTAAATATTCCTCTTGAAGAACAGATTCACCAAATACACAAAATGAAGGGCTTGGTGTCTGATAAGGAGAAAATCGGACCAAAACCAGTTACTCGGCCCTCGGAATTATTATACTATACAACCGCGGCATCGAACTATCAGCTAGAACCGCCGATGATGACGATGGCACCTGTGCCGCGAATTTTGA CGTCTGCGAAGTCGCCGTTCATGTGGACTGCGCCACCGAAGGAAGAAGAACTTTCACTCAAGAAATTCCGAACGGAAGACTCTTTTATAACCGAACAGCAGTTTTTGGATAGAAATACG GGTAACTAG
- the LOC117178037 gene encoding splicing factor 3A subunit 1-like isoform X1 has translation MTSHKLAKSHPPQIELSSQPTIVGKAIIYRRPEVRNIVDKTANFFARSGPELESRIHQNKVADPKFNFRNVSDASNDKEKGESENGKGSNKIMQPASMPPSYGQVIIIKDYGSKQKTAKTSRPAASEEYLISPLTGERIAASKIQQHMRIGLLDPRWMEQRYKDVHTKSQVTVLALGSAIEDSLKQLAERRTDIFGVGDEETSIGKKIGEEDKKKDDNVTWDGHMSSVEAATRAARVNIPLEEQIHQIHKMKGLVSDKEKIGPKPVTRPSELLYYTTAASNYQLEPPMMTMAPVPRILTSAKSPFMWTAPPKEEELSLKKFRTEDSFITEQQFLDRNTGN, from the exons ATGACAAGTCATAAACTTGCGAAGTCTCATCCTCCTCAAATAGAACTGTCTTCACAGCCAACAATTGTTGGGAAAGCCATAATTTATCGTCGACCAGAGGTGAGAA ATATCGTTGACAAAACTGCGAATTTCTTCGCTAGAAGTGGTCCCGAGCTTGAGTCGAGGATTCATCAAAACAAAGTTGCGGATCCCAAGTTTAACTTCCGGAACGTTAGCGATGCTTCGAATGACAAGGAAAAAGGAGAGTCAGAGAATGGAAAAGGGAGCAACAAGATTATGCAACCTGCATCTATGCCACCGAGTTACGGACAAGTGATAATCATAAAGGATTATGGTTCGAAGCAAAAGACGGCTAAAACTTCTCGCCCTGCTGCTTCCGAGGAATATCTCATATCTCCCCTTACGGGAGAGAGGATTGCGGCAAGTAAAATTCAGCAACATATGCGCATTGGTTTGTTAGATCCTCGTTGGATGGAGCAACGTTACAAGGATGTGCATACAAAATCGCAGGTAACTGTCCTTGCCCTAGGAAGTGCGATTGAAGACAGTCTCAAGCAACTTGCGGAGAGACGTACCGACATTTTCGGTGTCGGTGATGAGGAGACATCGATTGGTAAGAAGATTGGAGAGGAAGACAAGAAGAAGGATGATAATGTCACCTGGGACGGACACATGTCGAGTGTGGAAGCAGCAACAAGAGCGGCAAGGGTAAATATTCCTCTTGAAGAACAGATTCACCAAATACACAAAATGAAGGGCTTGGTGTCTGATAAGGAGAAAATCGGACCAAAACCAGTTACTCGGCCCTCGGAATTATTATACTATACAACCGCGGCATCGAACTATCAGCTAGAACCGCCGATGATGACGATGGCACCTGTGCCGCGAATTTTGA CGTCTGCGAAGTCGCCGTTCATGTGGACTGCGCCACCGAAGGAAGAAGAACTTTCACTCAAGAAATTCCGAACGGAAGACTCTTTTATAACCGAACAGCAGTTTTTGGATAGAAATACG GGTAACTAG